The following nucleotide sequence is from Paenibacillus andongensis.
AACATGTAGACGATATCTAGCGGATCTTTCACCGCAGTTCGGAACCTTACAATACTGAGTGCTCCGACCATACCGAGCGATAATACAATGTTCGTGCTGATGGTCATAATAATAAGAGTCGTAATCATACTCATCAGCACAAAAGTAACGTTGTAGTTGTAACTGTAGACAACACCACGGAACGTTTTACGATAAATATAATAAATGAACATGCCAATTCCAAATGAAACGGCAAGCCCTAGCAATATATCGATGTATGAAATATTGCGGAATGCCTCCAAATGAATAATGCTTTTTTTGACGACATCCTGAAAATTGAGCGAATCCCCCATTGTGTCTCCCCCTTTCCCATCGAACTGTTATGGTCTAAAATGCCGATAGCCTACCTCACGGCAGATGACGTACTTGGAAATACTGGAACGGTTATGCGTATCCGGACGGACTATGAGTCGAATCGCTTCTGGAAGAAAGTCGTTGTACTTAATCTCCATGATAGTCTTAGTTGAATCGAGTGCTTCCGACACGGCCAAATTCGGATCAAATAAATCATTTGTATTAATGCCTGCCGATAACATTTTATCAAATGTGATGCGGACATCGCCTAACTCATACACATAGGCCTCACGCACATAATCCACAATGACTGCTGGCTGGTACCCGCCTTGCAGAGATGTGTAGAAATCCTTAAGCAGCGGAACGTTATACTCTAACAAAAACGATACATCCCCCATTAATATCCGATCATACTCTTCTCTGCTCAGCTGAGCGGCTTCTTTGCTCACATAATCCCCGTATTTGCTTTTTCTCTCCAGCTTGATCGTCCGATCACTGCCATTATAAATGCGAATGCGAAATTTTTGCCGATCGAAGATGCCGTTCACTTTATCATAAAGCGAATGATTATGGGGCCCGTCGAAGTACAAGCTGCGGATGCCATACCCATCCTTGTCATCGGAATTGCCATCCAACTGAAGCATCGCAGAAAGCCGCTGCCGCAGCGTAACATATTCGTAAGGGTGAATATAATATTTCAGCTCGTGCCGCAGTTTTTTTCCGAGAAATTCCACCTTCACTCCACCTTTATAGCCTTGATACCGTAGTATGGTTTATCATCCGACTCGTACACATCAAAAGCGATTTGCTGATGTCCTTTCCCATCATGAACGATAACCTTCCAGTAATATTCTCCTGGTTTCAGATTATCTAGCTGAAGGCTGGTTTCCTTCATTTTTTGTCGTTGGTCTACAATCTGTGTAAATGAGGGGTCTTTTGCAAGTGTCCAATCGTATGTCAGATCGTCCCCTTGCAAATCAAAGGACGGGTCCCATTCAAATCGATATTTACCATTCTCACGAGTTAAATCTCCCAAGTAAAAAGGCTTCGGCTTCTCCACATCCTCTTTAAAACGCTCAAGGGAACGAAGCGGAACTCCCGCAATCCTTTTATACTCATCATCCAACTTGTTCAGTTGAATCGGCAGGAAGTTAATATCCGGCGCCTTGGACATGAACGGCTCAATAACTCCACGATAAGTTTGCAAGCGCTTAGCCACAGTATCATTGTTGATAGATGCATAAAGCTCATCGATTTTATCTTTTAGCAATTGGACATTCTTTTCACTTCGGAAAAACCGGTTGTCAATCACACTTTGCCAATAATTGCTGATTCCTTCATTACTCGGACCTATGGTTCCCAAACCGCGTTGAAGCTCCCATCCACCGTCATAGTCCCAAGGGAGGAAGTACCATTTTTTCGAATTCAAAGGTGAGTATAGATAAAAATTTTGAGCGTCTGTATCCATGTTGTCCATCAGGATATTTGATGCAAGGAACGTTAAGTAATTGTCCAGATCAAAATGTTTGGCAACCACCTCGTCAATAGGCATCGTCAAATTGTTCACATCATCGAGCATGGCCAGAAGTTTATCATGATCCTCGTATCCGTCAATTTCCAAATGCTTCTCAAATGCCGCTTTATCGTACGTAGGGTCAGACATCGACTTGAGTTCATTCGGATAGCGGAAAAATTCAAACATTACTGCTTTATACAATTGTCCGTTCGGGTCCAGCCAGTGACTTTTCAAAAACTTTTCGTTTGGCTGTTCAACATGGGTAAACAAACCATTATCCTCAAAAGTTTTTCCCGCCCCGTTTCCTTCTGATAAATCCTTGACGTAAAGATGAACGAATTGGGTCCTAAGGCTTGTAAAATTGGGAAGCGTCTCAAAAATATCAAAGCTTAATTTATTGCGAATTCTGGCGTAATCGTAAATGTGTTTATTCAGGTTCAACGTCCGCTGGTCATGCCACAATCCGGCTTGATCTTCCAAGCGGATTTTATAGGAGCGTTGTGCTGCATAACGAGCCGTATTCCCACGCAAACTGACTTTCCCATTGCTTTCTACAGCCCCGAATCCGAACATGCCAGATTTAGGACCACTTCCATCAGGTGCACCTTCTTGGATGATGACTTTTAGATTCCCCTCATCCATTCGGCTGCTGATCCGGTTCATCGCATACCAGGTGAGCGGATTCTCTTTACCGCTTTTATCCGGTAGTATCGTTAAGTACATCGTATCTACGGAAGTATCATTGTCCTGCTCGTAGATGCGCTTATCCTCTACCAGCTTACCATTGGACGCAATCGGAGCTGCAACAGGCGGCGCGGCCTGTACTGCCGATGTTGATTCCTTCGTCTTGTCATCAGAGCAGGCAGTTAGAAAAACTGCAGCGATTACCATTAGCATTGTAACGGCTGTGGATTTGCCCCTGAGTCGCCTCCAAAAAGGAACCTTCTTTTGAACCGTAATAGGTTGTGCACAAAATGTATAGTAATCAATATTTCTTACATACATGATAAGACGGGTTAACGCACACACCAGCGTGACGAAGGCTGCTATGAAAATGCCAAAACCATGATATTCAGCATTCATAGACCAGTATGTGAATCCTGCATTTAATACAACGAATAAACTGCTTACAGCAAGAACACCTCTCCGATCGTCAAAATACAGCATGATGAGCATAATGATAAAGGCCATGATGAACACGAAGTAACCCAAAACGAGAATGTTGAACGTATATATCTGTGCCATTGAAAACCCGAGCATGGGCAGCAGCTTAATGCCCAATGCAAGGAACACGACGGTAAACAACAGCTGCACCTCCATCATAAAGCTGACCTCCTGCATCAAAGTTCGCTGCATATCCCATTTGGCACGTGTAATCTCAAGCAGTGTGCCTCCATTCAAGATTTTATCATAGTAACCGCGGAATTTGTCATAAAAAGTCGTTTCTACAGAAACAACAAAAGTAACAAGTGTTGGGATTACCGTCAAATATGCGTAAAAGACTGGCAAATCGTAGAACGGAGAAATGATATAACGCCCTGCAATGATTTCGTTATAAGGACCAAACCAATAGACGAAGCTGTGCACGTACACGCCTGAATAAAAAAATGTGCCG
It contains:
- a CDS encoding polyphosphate polymerase domain-containing protein gives rise to the protein MEFLGKKLRHELKYYIHPYEYVTLRQRLSAMLQLDGNSDDKDGYGIRSLYFDGPHNHSLYDKVNGIFDRQKFRIRIYNGSDRTIKLERKSKYGDYVSKEAAQLSREEYDRILMGDVSFLLEYNVPLLKDFYTSLQGGYQPAVIVDYVREAYVYELGDVRITFDKMLSAGINTNDLFDPNLAVSEALDSTKTIMEIKYNDFLPEAIRLIVRPDTHNRSSISKYVICREVGYRHFRP
- the pelG gene encoding exopolysaccharide Pel transporter PelG; this encodes MAGIGFELRRLFGQQGLLSSFRAYAYSSMTTVGPMILCMGTIVFMQRFMISAGSPYLERQLFLATVVYCFIFSVLITGGLSMIVTRYISDMIYLKKFEHLLSSYYGAIAAALPVGSLVAWLFLRKVSAGIGYKAAAYLFFSELIIIWLQSVHLSALKDYKRIVRNFCFGVVIAIAGSWLLLKYTPYKSATAVLTMMDIGFMLIVLLTAYHFEQKFPKKSSRVYFDFFAYFRKYPSLFFIGTFFYSGVYVHSFVYWFGPYNEIIAGRYIISPFYDLPVFYAYLTVIPTLVTFVVSVETTFYDKFRGYYDKILNGGTLLEITRAKWDMQRTLMQEVSFMMEVQLLFTVVFLALGIKLLPMLGFSMAQIYTFNILVLGYFVFIMAFIIMLIMLYFDDRRGVLAVSSLFVVLNAGFTYWSMNAEYHGFGIFIAAFVTLVCALTRLIMYVRNIDYYTFCAQPITVQKKVPFWRRLRGKSTAVTMLMVIAAVFLTACSDDKTKESTSAVQAAPPVAAPIASNGKLVEDKRIYEQDNDTSVDTMYLTILPDKSGKENPLTWYAMNRISSRMDEGNLKVIIQEGAPDGSGPKSGMFGFGAVESNGKVSLRGNTARYAAQRSYKIRLEDQAGLWHDQRTLNLNKHIYDYARIRNKLSFDIFETLPNFTSLRTQFVHLYVKDLSEGNGAGKTFEDNGLFTHVEQPNEKFLKSHWLDPNGQLYKAVMFEFFRYPNELKSMSDPTYDKAAFEKHLEIDGYEDHDKLLAMLDDVNNLTMPIDEVVAKHFDLDNYLTFLASNILMDNMDTDAQNFYLYSPLNSKKWYFLPWDYDGGWELQRGLGTIGPSNEGISNYWQSVIDNRFFRSEKNVQLLKDKIDELYASINNDTVAKRLQTYRGVIEPFMSKAPDINFLPIQLNKLDDEYKRIAGVPLRSLERFKEDVEKPKPFYLGDLTRENGKYRFEWDPSFDLQGDDLTYDWTLAKDPSFTQIVDQRQKMKETSLQLDNLKPGEYYWKVIVHDGKGHQQIAFDVYESDDKPYYGIKAIKVE